The genomic DNA CGGCTCCGAAGCGCACAACCTGCGCACCCGTGCCGAGTTGATCGACGGCCAATGGGTGATCAATGGCGCCAAGCAGTTCGTCAGTAACGCCCGCCGCGCGGGCCTGGCGATCGTCTTTGCCGTGACCGATCCGGAGCTGGGCAAGAAAGGCCTCTCGGCATTCCTGGTACCCACCGACAACCCGGGGTTCAAGGTCGATCGCAGCGAGCACAAGATGGGTATCCGCGCATCCGACACCTGCGCCGTGACCTTCGACAATTGCTGCATCCCCGCCGCCAACCTGCTGGGTGAGCGTGGCAAGGGCCTGGCCATTGCCTTGTCCAACCTCGAAGGCGGGCGTATCGGCATCGCAGCCCAGGCCCTGGGCATCGCCCGTGCCGCCTTCGAGGCTGCGCTGGTCTATTCCCGCGACCGCGTGCAGTTCGGCAAACCGATCAACGAGCACCAGAGCATCGCCAACCTGCTGGCCGACATGCAGGTACAGGTCAATGCCGCACGGCTGCTGGTTCTGCATGCCGCACGCCTACGCAGCGCAGGCAGACCCTGCCTGTCGGAGGCGTCACAGGCCAAGCTGTTCGCATCGGAGATGGCCGAACGGGTGTGCTCGATGGCGATCCAGGTGCATGGCGGCTATGGCTACCTGGAAGATTACCCGGTTGAGCGCTATTACCGTGACGCACGCATCACGCAGATCTATGAAGGGTCGAGCGAAATCCAGCGGATGTTGATCGCCAGGGAGCTGAAGCACTATCCGTTGTGATGTTCCTCGCTGAGGCCCACAGGTAAAGCCCTGCCGCCAGGCTGGCAGGGCTCTTGTGGGAGCAACTGGCTTGCCAGCGATTACGCCCGTCAAGTCAGCGCCGTTGCTTGAAGGTCTGCGAAGGCAGCTGCCCAAAACGCTCGCGGTAGGTCTCGGAAAAACGCCCCAGGTGCAGGAAGCCGTAATCCATCGCCAGTTCCGTCACACTGCGCACCGCGCAACTGCCATCGCTCAGGCACGCATGCACCCGCTCCAGTTTGCGTTGGCGTACGTACTGTTTGGGTGTGGTGCCCAAGTGGCGATCGAACAACGCATACAATGAACGCACACTCATGCAAGCCTGTTCAGCGAGCGTCTCGGCTGCCAGCTCCAGTTTGAGGTTGCGGTCGATGTAGTCGAGGATCCGCTCCAGGCTGGCCCCCGGCGTAGCCAGGCTTTCCCGGCGGATGTTGGTGCTCATCAGCGTCAACAGCTTGCTGGCGACGATCTGGCTGTAGTGCCCCTGCACCCGCGGCAGCGAATCACTCACCTCGGCCTCATGGCAGACCATGGCCAGCAGGTTGACGAAACCATCCAGCTCTTCGAGCCGATAGTGGTTGCGCAAAAACCGTACCCCTCCCTCAGGCCGGTGCCAGCGCTGCTCCTCGCAGATCGAGTCGAGCATGTGCGTCGGTACCTTGAGAATGAACTTCTCGCAGTCTTCGGAATAGGTAAGGTCCACCGGGTCGTCGGGGTTGATCAGCAGCAGCTCGCCCGGCACCAGGTGATGCTCGCGCTGTTGCCCGC from Pseudomonas putida includes the following:
- a CDS encoding acyl-CoA dehydrogenase family protein, producing MQDLELSEEQIMIRDMARDFARGEIAPHAQAWEKAGWIDDGVVRKMGELGLLGMVVPEEFGGSYTDYVAYALAVEEISAGCGATGAMMSIHNSVGCGPLLAYGTPEQQQAWLPRLASGEVIGCFCLTEPQAGSEAHNLRTRAELIDGQWVINGAKQFVSNARRAGLAIVFAVTDPELGKKGLSAFLVPTDNPGFKVDRSEHKMGIRASDTCAVTFDNCCIPAANLLGERGKGLAIALSNLEGGRIGIAAQALGIARAAFEAALVYSRDRVQFGKPINEHQSIANLLADMQVQVNAARLLVLHAARLRSAGRPCLSEASQAKLFASEMAERVCSMAIQVHGGYGYLEDYPVERYYRDARITQIYEGSSEIQRMLIARELKHYPL
- a CDS encoding helix-turn-helix transcriptional regulator translates to MESRLLSERSSVFHHADPYAVSDYVNRHVGQHCIGLSRSTHPQASLSHRKFAELDLCRISYGGSVRVTSPALETIYHLQVLLNGNCLWRGQQREHHLVPGELLLINPDDPVDLTYSEDCEKFILKVPTHMLDSICEEQRWHRPEGGVRFLRNHYRLEELDGFVNLLAMVCHEAEVSDSLPRVQGHYSQIVASKLLTLMSTNIRRESLATPGASLERILDYIDRNLKLELAAETLAEQACMSVRSLYALFDRHLGTTPKQYVRQRKLERVHACLSDGSCAVRSVTELAMDYGFLHLGRFSETYRERFGQLPSQTFKQRR